The window TGTAAGGAGTTTATCGGTATTTCATTATGGAAGAACAGACGAAGAACAACAGAGTTGGAAAAGTATATCTCGTAGGTGCTGGACCTGGTGATCCCGGACTCATTACAGTGCGAGGAAAATACCTGCTTGAGAAGGCAGAGGTCTTGGTCTATGACTATCTGGCGAGCAAGAAATTGCTCAAGCACGTCTCTAAGACCACCAAGCTGGTTTATGCCGGCAAGCGTGGCGGTGTAAAGCATACCCATACCCAGGAAGAGATCAACCAGATGCTGGTCGATTACGCCAAGGAAGGCAAGGTAGTAGTTCGCCTCAAAGGTGGAGACCCATTCATCTTTGGTCGAGGCGGTGAAGAGGTACAGGAACTCTTCAAGGCAGGGGTTCCTTTCGAGGTTGTACCAGGTGTAACTTCCGCAACTGCGGCAGCTACTTATGCAGGTATTCCGATAACCCATCGCGACTACACTGCCTCTGTAGCATTTTTGACCGGCCACGAAGATCCAACCAAGAAGAACTCCAATATCGACTGGGCTAAATTGGCCACCGGCGTTGGTACCCTGGTAATTTATATGGGTATCAAGAACCTGCCAACCATTGTCGAGAATCTGGTCAAGAATGGTCGTGACCCCAAGACTCCGGTCGCAGTGGTACGCTGGGCATCCACCCCGGAACAGCGTTCTGTTGTGGGCAATCTGGAGACCATTACGGATATTGTTCGCGATGCTGGTATTACCCCACCATCTTTGATTATCGTAGGCGACGTGGTCAAGCTGAAAGAGGTCACTGACTGGTATGAGAAACGGCCGTTGTTCGGCAAGAAAATTATCGTTACCAGGACCAGGGAGCAGGCCAGCGAACTGATGGTAGGTTTAGAGGAAGCCGGGGCAAACTGTCTTGAGTACTCAACCATCAACATCGAGCCTGTTGAGAACTACGATGTGCTTGACGGTGAACTGGAGCGTTTGAATGAGTACCACTGGATTCTCTTTACCTCGCTCAACGGTGTGAAATATTTCTTCGATCGTCTCTTTGAGCGCGGCCTGGATGCGCGTGACCTGAAAGGCCCGGATATCGGTGTGGTTGGCAAGTCGACCGCAGATTACCTCATGCAGTACGGTCTGAACGCTGATCTTATCCCCAGTGTCTTCACCGGAGAGGGACTCGCCGAGAGTCTGCTCGACCAGGGTGTCGAGGGGCGTAACATTCTCATTCCCAGAGCAGTACAGGCCCGGGAAATTCTGCCCGAGACTCTGCGGGGAGCTGGTGCCCAGGTGACTGTAACACCGGTTTACCAGAATATACCGCCCCAGGGACGAAAGGATGCTCTGCGTGAGGACCTTGAAGCCGGTGATGTTGATATGATAACATTTACCAGCTCTTCAACCGTACGTAACTTCCTGACCATGGTTGAAGCTAAAGACAGTGAAGAATTGCAGCAGCTGCTGGCTGGTGTGAAGATTGCGGCCATAGGCCCGATTACCGCCAAGACCGTTACCGACAACGGCTTGAAGGTAGATATTCAGCCGCAAGAATACACCATTCAGGCGTTGGTGGATGCAATCACCAACTTCTTTACCGAGCAGAACTAGTATAGTCTAAAACCACAGGGGCTGATTTTATCAGCCCCTGTGTCGAAGCTTTCTGCATATTGTCCATTATCGCCGGTTGTCCACCAACACAGGTTGTAACATGGAGCCTATATGTCAGTAACACCTCATCAAATTCTGTCTGCAGAGACGAACCTGTCGCTTGCAGAACCCTTTCCTTTTCCCGAACATATCCGGTATCTTCGTGACACCCCCGAAGGGGCGGAACAACGTGTGGTCGAGGTTGATGACCAGGACCAAGAAGAGAGTGAGGAGCACCGTGTCCTGCTCTGCCGGGTTTGCAGTTATACGATTACTTCAGAAAAACAAAGTATCGAGATGAATGGTTCCCATCGCCATACATTTTTCAATCCTGCCGGAATTGTTTTTGAGCTTGGTTGCTTTGCTGAGGCGAGCGGAGTGGCGCTGTTTGGAGACGCCAGTTCTGATTTTTCATGGTTTTCCGGTTATGCCTGGCGGGTTGCGGTTTGTGCCAGATGCGGCACGCATCTGGGCTGGCAATTTTCAGGCGCACGCACTTTCTATGGTTTAATTTTGAAGCATCTGGCACAGGGGTAGGCTTTCCTCTGTTGCTCGCAGTAGGCCTCATCTGGTGTCTGATCTGATAGGATTTCATGTGGCCTTATGGTGTTATCTCTCTCGATATAGCTAACACTTAGAAGGCCTCAGTATGTCAAGGGCCAAAGAAATCTATTAACAGGAAAGGGGCAATTCCCTCTTGTTTTTTTTCAAAGTGATTCAATTCATTGGACAATAGTTCCAGCTTGGGTTTCATATTCGGTTGCAGGCAGGTCCTACACCAAACACTTATTGAGGTTCCGACCTTTGTCGAATCATTTGCAGTTACCGACCAGGTAGCAACCTGGCAGATTAAATAGCCCGCAATCCCACTTCACTTAAAATGAATCGACTCCAGTTGCAGGGTGGTTTATTTCCCTGCGACCTAGAAACAATTATGTACCCTTGTGCCGTCCCATTCAAAACAACTAGGTAGTCCATACAGGCCCTCCTTAGTTATGTGCGAGCTCGGGGAAGGGGTAGAACCAATTCCAAGAAATTCAATCTCCTTGCATGTACGAGGAGCAGAACAGGTGACCAATCAAAACTTGTGGTTGCCGTAGTGTCAGGTCATATAATTTTCACCGGGATGTGATGCTGCATATGGGGTCGGTCCTGAATGGCGCTAGTTTAAGCGTGTTTTATAGGTGAAAAGCAACTGAATATATTGGCAAAAATTGGTATAATTTGCTATGCGAAACCAACACCAAATCATGCCAATGTTGCCCGGTTTTCACCTTCCCAAACGAGGTAGAAAACCTCATAGCCAACAACAAAAATTTGCTCGAAAAATCACTTCCCTCAGACAGAACTCTTTTAAACAGATAGGAGAGATTTTTGGGCAATTCATTCCCACGAAATTGCTCAAACAGGATCCTTCGGGAAAGATGAGCAGACGACGTTTGTTTACCAAGGAAAACACTTTTTGGTCCTTCTTAGGCCAAGTCCTTGATGCAGACGGTGGATGTAGAGAAGCTGTAAAAAAGTTGCAATCATATGCATCTAACCACGGCCTTCGGCTTCCATCATCATCTACCGCTTCATATTGCTGTGCACGTAAGAAATTAGATGAAAATCTGCTTGTTGAGGTGTTTCAACATACTGCTAAATGGTCCGGAGCACGACGTGCATCTCATTCATTAAATGATCGCCAGGTAATTGTTGTTGATGGGACAGGTGTTACAATGGCGGATACAGCAGAAAATCAAGAGCTTTGGCCACAGTCATCGAACCAGAAACCAGGATGCGGCTTCCCCTCAGCACGAATATGCGCATACTTTTCATTGCAAACCGGAACAATGCTCAGCTATGCCATCGGTAATAAAAAGAGTAACGAACTTCCATTGTTCCGTAAGCAGTGGTCCACCTTTGAGGCTGGTGATATCTTTCTTGGTGATAAAGGTTTTTGTAGTTACTTCGATTTAGCCGAGCTGAAAAAACGCTGTGTTGATAGTGTGATAACACTTGCTCGTAGAAAACCAGTCGGTAGGAAAAACTGCATTAAAGAATTCGCTCCTGATGATCTACTGATTGAATGGAAAAAACCAGTATACAGGGAAATGGTGTCGTATTCGCGGAAAACCTGGGAGGACCTTCCCGACAAACTCGTTATGAGACAAATCAAAGTAAAGGTGACTCAATCAGGGTTTAGAACAAAAGAATTTCATATTGTTACCACGCTAATCGATCAAGATCAGTACCTGAAAGACGAAATTGCAGCGTTATACCTTAAGCGTTGGGATGTCGAACTTTTCTTTCGTGATATCAAGACAACGATGGGATTTGATATCCTCCGGTGCCAATCGCCTGAAATGATAAAGAAAGAAATTTTAATGTACTTCATAGCGTACAACTGCATCCGGCGCATAATGTTACAAGCGACACAGCTGGTAGACATTGATATCCGGTCTATCAGTTTCAAAGGAAGTCTACAGGCTATTAGAAGTTGGGAACCACGGTTGGGGTCCTCTAGGTTGAGCACAAATGAAAGACAAAACATGCTCTCAGATTTATCCTTTGTCGTGGCTCGTTGCAAAGTTTTCGACAGGCCTGGACGAAGCGATCCGCGGTGTCTTAAGCGAAGACCAAAACCTTATCAGTTACTCAACAAACCTAGAAGTGAAATGGTCGAAATACAGCATCGGAGCAGATATGAAAAAAAGGCTTAAACTAGCGCCATTCGGGTCGGTCCTGAATGGCGCTAGTTTAAGCGTGTTTTATAGGTGAAAAGCAACTGAATATATTGGCAAAAATTGGTATAATTTGCTATGCGAAACCAACACCAAATCATGCCAATGTTGCCCGGTTTTCACCTTCCCAAACGAGGTAGAAAACCTCATAGCCAACAACAAAAATTTGCTCGAAAAATCACTTCCCTCAGACAGAACTCTTTTAAACAGATAGGAGAGATTTTTGGGCAATTCATTCCCACGAAATTGCTCAAACAGGATCCTTCGGGAAAGATGAGCAGACGACGTTTGTTTACCAAGGAAAACACTTTTTGGTCCTTCTTAGGCCAAGTCCTTGATGCAGACGGTGGATGTAGAGAAGCTGTAAAAAAGTTGCAATCATATGCATCTAACCACGGCCTTCGGCTTCCATCATCATCTACCGCTTCATATTGCTGTGCACGTAAGAAATTAGATGAAAATCTGCTTGTTGAGGTGTTTCAACATACTGCTAAATGGTCCGGAGCACGACGTGCATCTCATTCATTAAATGATCGCCAGGTAATTGTTGTTGATGGGACAGGTGTTACAATGGCGGATACAGCAGAAAATCAAGAGCTTTGGCCACAGTCATCGAACCAGAAACCAGGATGCGGCTTCCCCTCAGCACGAATATGCGCATACTTTTCATTGCAAACCGGAACAATGCTCAGCTATGCCATCGGTAATAAAAAGAGTAACGAACTTCCATTGTTCCGTAAGCAGTGGTCCACCTTTGAGGCTGGTGATATCTTTCTTGGTGATAAAGGTTTTTGTAGTTACTTCGATTTAGCCGAGCTGAAAAAACGCTGTGTTGATAGTGTGATAACACTTGCTCGTAGAAAACCAGTCGGTAGGAAAAACTGCATTAAAGAATTCGCTCCTGATGATCTACTGATTGAATGGAAAAAACCAGTATACAGGGAAATGGTGTCGTATTCGCGGAAAACCTGGGAGGACCTTCCCGACAAACTCGTTATGAGACAAATCAAAGTAAAGGTGACTCAATCAGGGTTTAGAACAAAAGAATTTCATATTGTTACCACGCTAATCGATCAAGATCAGTACCTGAAAGACGAAATTGCAGCGTTATACCTTAAGCGTTGGGATGTCGAACTTTTCTTTCGTGATATCAAGACAACGATGGGATTTGATATCCTCCGGTGCCAATCGCCTGAAATGATAAAGAAAGAAATTTTAATGTACTTCATAGCGTACAACTGCATCCGGCGCATAATGTTACAAGCGACACAGCTGGTAGACATTGATATCCGGTCTATCAGTTTCAAAGGAAGTCTACAGGCTATTAGAAGTTGGGAACCACGGTTGGGGTCCTCTAGGTTGAGCACAAATGAAAGACAAAACATGCTCTCAGATTTATCCTTTGTCGTGGCTCGTTGCAAAGTTTTCGACAGGCCTGGACGAAGCGATCCGCGGTGTCTTAAGCGAAGACCAAAACCTTATCAGTTACTCAACAAACCTAGGAGTGAAATGGTCGAAATACAGCATCGGAGCAGATATGAAAAAAAGGCTTAAACTAGCGCCATTCGGGTCGGTCCTCCGTTACGATGAAAATTTCGCGCCTGATCTACTATTCAGGTAGCCCCAGTTAGCTTTCGGGTTCACCTGTTCCCTCCAATCTATGTTGAGAGAAATTTCTCCATATCAAAAGGTTTCTGGTTTTTGAGCATGAAATAGACAGCTCTGCCAAGTTTATGGGCCAAAATTGACATGGCCTTGCTCTTATTATGCTTTCGTACCAGCTTCTCGTGATACTTTTTTTCCTGCTCATTGCGTTTAAGAAAGAGTTGCGCAGCTTGTGAAAATGCCCAGCGCAGATGTGCATTGCCGATCTTCTTTCCGGATGAGCCTGAGAGTTTACCGTTTGATTGTTTTGCGCATTTGACCAGCCGACTATAGGACGAAAAATCCTGAACCCTGGGGAACCGATAAATATTTTCTATCTCATAAAGGATGTCCAAGGCAATGATCTTGCCAACTCCAGGGATTGTTTGCAGCAATGCATAGGCGACCGGGTCATGATGTTGAGCACATATGACAATGTCTTGCTCCAAAGAATGTATGATCTCGTCGTATGCTGCCACCATTTGCATATTGGCTTCTATGCTTTTTCGTACAATGGGGTCGTCAAATCGTTCAGCAACCCCGTCTCTATTGTGAGGCTTGGCGATTTTGCCAAGCGGTTCCTGCAGGTTGTACTGAGTAGCAGTGTTTTGGGTGTGGGCAAAGAGTTCTGCGCGTTTTCTCATGAAGTGATTACGTCGGCGCAAGAGGTCACGTGCGGCCCTCATTTCTTTAGGGTAGACATATGCCATGGGAATCAATCTTGTCGTTTTTGCTTTTTCCTCCGTGGCTTGCTCGCATATAGAGGGCATGCCCAAGGATAAAGGGAATCCCCTCTTCATGACACAGATCGGCGAGCCAGTACCAGGCAAACATGCATTCTGCGGCAACAACTAAATTTTGTCTATAAGGTCGAACTGCCTGAAGAAATGCATCCGGATTTGTGTTAATATTCCGGTGAAATACAATTTCTCCTTGGGCATTGATGATGCACAGGTACATTTTGTTGGTGTGAAGATCTATGCCGCAGGAAAATTGGTGTTGTTTTGTGAAAAATCTCATGTGAAGGTCTCCTTTGTTTGAGTTTGCCTTGGAACAACCTCAATCGTACCGAAATAGGTTCGGAGCGAAAGGGAGGCCTTCACTGTTATCAATACCTTTAGCGGGCGCTCTTGGGGTCTCATACGATTTCAGAAAGATATCTTCGTATTTGATCGACCTCTAGAAGCGTTCG of the Desulfosediminicola ganghwensis genome contains:
- the cobA gene encoding uroporphyrinogen-III C-methyltransferase, whose protein sequence is MEEQTKNNRVGKVYLVGAGPGDPGLITVRGKYLLEKAEVLVYDYLASKKLLKHVSKTTKLVYAGKRGGVKHTHTQEEINQMLVDYAKEGKVVVRLKGGDPFIFGRGGEEVQELFKAGVPFEVVPGVTSATAAATYAGIPITHRDYTASVAFLTGHEDPTKKNSNIDWAKLATGVGTLVIYMGIKNLPTIVENLVKNGRDPKTPVAVVRWASTPEQRSVVGNLETITDIVRDAGITPPSLIIVGDVVKLKEVTDWYEKRPLFGKKIIVTRTREQASELMVGLEEAGANCLEYSTINIEPVENYDVLDGELERLNEYHWILFTSLNGVKYFFDRLFERGLDARDLKGPDIGVVGKSTADYLMQYGLNADLIPSVFTGEGLAESLLDQGVEGRNILIPRAVQAREILPETLRGAGAQVTVTPVYQNIPPQGRKDALREDLEAGDVDMITFTSSSTVRNFLTMVEAKDSEELQQLLAGVKIAAIGPITAKTVTDNGLKVDIQPQEYTIQALVDAITNFFTEQN
- a CDS encoding cereblon family protein is translated as MSVTPHQILSAETNLSLAEPFPFPEHIRYLRDTPEGAEQRVVEVDDQDQEESEEHRVLLCRVCSYTITSEKQSIEMNGSHRHTFFNPAGIVFELGCFAEASGVALFGDASSDFSWFSGYAWRVAVCARCGTHLGWQFSGARTFYGLILKHLAQG
- a CDS encoding IS4 family transposase — encoded protein: MPMLPGFHLPKRGRKPHSQQQKFARKITSLRQNSFKQIGEIFGQFIPTKLLKQDPSGKMSRRRLFTKENTFWSFLGQVLDADGGCREAVKKLQSYASNHGLRLPSSSTASYCCARKKLDENLLVEVFQHTAKWSGARRASHSLNDRQVIVVDGTGVTMADTAENQELWPQSSNQKPGCGFPSARICAYFSLQTGTMLSYAIGNKKSNELPLFRKQWSTFEAGDIFLGDKGFCSYFDLAELKKRCVDSVITLARRKPVGRKNCIKEFAPDDLLIEWKKPVYREMVSYSRKTWEDLPDKLVMRQIKVKVTQSGFRTKEFHIVTTLIDQDQYLKDEIAALYLKRWDVELFFRDIKTTMGFDILRCQSPEMIKKEILMYFIAYNCIRRIMLQATQLVDIDIRSISFKGSLQAIRSWEPRLGSSRLSTNERQNMLSDLSFVVARCKVFDRPGRSDPRCLKRRPKPYQLLNKPRSEMVEIQHRSRYEKKA
- a CDS encoding IS4 family transposase — encoded protein: MPMLPGFHLPKRGRKPHSQQQKFARKITSLRQNSFKQIGEIFGQFIPTKLLKQDPSGKMSRRRLFTKENTFWSFLGQVLDADGGCREAVKKLQSYASNHGLRLPSSSTASYCCARKKLDENLLVEVFQHTAKWSGARRASHSLNDRQVIVVDGTGVTMADTAENQELWPQSSNQKPGCGFPSARICAYFSLQTGTMLSYAIGNKKSNELPLFRKQWSTFEAGDIFLGDKGFCSYFDLAELKKRCVDSVITLARRKPVGRKNCIKEFAPDDLLIEWKKPVYREMVSYSRKTWEDLPDKLVMRQIKVKVTQSGFRTKEFHIVTTLIDQDQYLKDEIAALYLKRWDVELFFRDIKTTMGFDILRCQSPEMIKKEILMYFIAYNCIRRIMLQATQLVDIDIRSISFKGSLQAIRSWEPRLGSSRLSTNERQNMLSDLSFVVARCKVFDRPGRSDPRCLKRRPKPYQLLNKPRSEMVEIQHRSRYEKKA